The Roseibaca calidilacus genome has a window encoding:
- the xseA gene encoding exodeoxyribonuclease VII large subunit, with product MDLIDEPQGEMPGNTPEFTVSDLSGAVKRTLEGEFGRVRVRGEVGRVVIARTGHMYFDLKDDRAVIAGVSWKGQVARMTVRPEEGMEVIATGRLTTFAPQSKYQLQVESIEPAGAGALMAMLDARRKALAAEGLFDAARKRRLPYLPRVVGVVTSPQGAVIRDILHRLRDRFGVHVLVWPVAVQGQACAPQVARAIEGFNALPKGGPIPRPDVLIVARGGGSIEDLWGFNEEIVVRAAAASEIPLISAVGHETDTTLIDHASDQRAPTPTAAAEIAVPVHADLVAHLSNLNARLVRGGAQSVALRRQRLRDLGRALPRPEALLAPALQRFDQWAERVPGSLRAALQSKRQDLRGTAAGLRPTALVAQIDRGRDRLVAQATRADRALLARQDGCAAQLGRAARLRPEVLLTQIAGGRERLHTQATRADRAATARLEALGTRLSSLERLRQSLGYPATLQRGYAVVREEGGGVVTSATRAGQAGTLKVEFRDGTLDVMAGKRPKPVKASTLKPDQGSLF from the coding sequence ATGGACCTGATAGACGAGCCACAGGGCGAGATGCCGGGCAACACGCCCGAATTTACCGTGTCTGACCTGTCTGGCGCGGTAAAACGCACGCTGGAAGGCGAATTCGGCCGTGTGCGCGTGCGGGGCGAAGTGGGGCGTGTGGTCATCGCGCGCACCGGCCATATGTATTTCGACCTGAAAGATGATCGCGCCGTGATCGCGGGCGTAAGCTGGAAGGGGCAGGTCGCGCGCATGACCGTCCGCCCGGAAGAGGGGATGGAGGTGATCGCCACAGGCCGCCTGACCACCTTTGCGCCGCAGTCAAAATACCAGTTGCAAGTAGAAAGCATTGAACCCGCAGGCGCAGGCGCGCTGATGGCGATGCTGGACGCGCGGCGCAAGGCATTGGCCGCCGAGGGGTTGTTCGACGCAGCCCGCAAGCGGCGGCTGCCCTATTTGCCGCGGGTGGTGGGGGTTGTGACCTCGCCCCAAGGGGCGGTGATCCGCGACATCCTGCACCGGCTGCGCGACCGCTTCGGCGTGCATGTGCTGGTCTGGCCTGTGGCGGTGCAGGGGCAGGCCTGCGCGCCGCAGGTGGCGCGCGCGATCGAAGGGTTCAACGCGCTGCCCAAGGGCGGCCCCATCCCGCGCCCCGATGTGCTGATCGTGGCGCGCGGCGGTGGGTCTATCGAAGATCTGTGGGGCTTCAACGAGGAAATCGTCGTGCGCGCGGCGGCGGCGAGTGAGATTCCGTTGATCTCTGCCGTGGGGCATGAAACCGACACCACGCTAATTGACCATGCGTCGGACCAGCGCGCGCCCACGCCCACGGCGGCGGCGGAAATCGCGGTGCCGGTTCATGCCGATCTGGTCGCCCACCTGTCGAACCTGAACGCGCGGCTTGTCCGGGGCGGTGCGCAAAGCGTGGCGCTGCGGCGCCAGCGCTTGCGCGACCTTGGGCGCGCGCTTCCCCGACCCGAAGCCTTGCTTGCGCCTGCCTTGCAGCGTTTTGACCAATGGGCCGAACGGGTGCCGGGTAGCCTGCGCGCGGCCTTGCAAAGCAAACGGCAAGACCTGCGCGGGACGGCGGCAGGGCTTCGGCCCACGGCACTTGTGGCGCAGATCGACCGCGGGCGCGACCGGCTGGTGGCACAGGCCACGCGGGCCGACCGCGCGCTGTTGGCCCGGCAGGACGGGTGCGCGGCACAGCTTGGCCGTGCGGCCCGGCTGCGCCCAGAGGTGCTGCTGACCCAGATCGCGGGTGGACGCGAGCGCTTGCACACCCAAGCCACCCGTGCCGACCGCGCGGCCACGGCCCGGCTGGAGGCTTTGGGCACGCGGCTGTCCTCGCTGGAACGTCTGCGCCAGTCGCTGGGCTATCCAGCGACCTTGCAGCGCGGCTACGCGGTGGTGCGGGAGGAGGGTGGCGGCGTTGTCACCTCTGCAACACGCGCCGGGCAAGCTGGAACGCTAAAGGTGGAATTCCGGGATGGCACGCTGGACGTAATGGCGGGCAAGCGGCCCAAACCGGTCAAAGCGTCCACGCTGAAGCCCGATCAAGGGTCCTTGTTCTGA
- the purD gene encoding phosphoribosylamine--glycine ligase, whose protein sequence is MNILVLGSGGREHALAWAILQNPKCDRLICAPGNAGMDQIADCADIDICDGSAVLAFCEEEAIDFVVIGPEAPLAAGVADRLREAGITTFGPSAAAARLEASKAFTKEICAAVNAPTAAYAHFTDADAARAYVQAQGAPIVVKADGLAAGKGVIVAMTLDEALAAIDTMFSGEFGSAGAEVVIEEFMQGEEASFFVLVDGETCLPIGTAQDHKRVGDGDTGPNTGGMGAYSPAPVLTDAIAQAALDDIIRPTMAEMARRGTPYQGVLYAGLMIENGRARLVEYNARFGDPECQVLMIRLGAQALDLMLACAEGRLDQARVNWADDHALTVVMAAQGYPGSYTKGSAIGGLENCPEDSSHMVFHAGTCADGGRVLANGGRVLNVTARGETLAEAQARAYAMVNSIDWPEGFYRRDIGWRAL, encoded by the coding sequence ATGAATATTCTGGTTCTGGGCAGCGGCGGGCGTGAACATGCGCTGGCATGGGCGATCTTGCAAAACCCCAAATGCGACCGGCTGATCTGCGCGCCGGGCAATGCGGGCATGGACCAGATTGCCGATTGCGCCGATATCGACATTTGCGACGGGTCCGCCGTTCTAGCCTTTTGCGAAGAAGAAGCGATTGATTTCGTCGTCATCGGCCCCGAAGCCCCTTTGGCCGCTGGCGTGGCCGACCGTTTGCGCGAAGCCGGGATCACCACCTTCGGCCCTTCAGCCGCAGCGGCGCGGCTGGAAGCGTCGAAGGCATTCACCAAGGAAATCTGCGCTGCGGTCAATGCGCCCACCGCCGCCTATGCCCATTTCACCGATGCGGATGCCGCCCGCGCCTATGTGCAGGCGCAAGGCGCGCCCATCGTGGTCAAGGCCGATGGGCTGGCCGCAGGCAAAGGCGTGATCGTGGCCATGACGCTGGACGAAGCTTTGGCCGCGATCGACACAATGTTCAGCGGCGAGTTCGGCAGCGCCGGGGCCGAAGTGGTGATAGAGGAATTCATGCAGGGCGAGGAAGCCAGCTTCTTCGTGTTGGTCGATGGCGAAACCTGTCTGCCCATTGGCACCGCGCAAGACCACAAGCGCGTGGGCGATGGCGATACCGGCCCGAATACCGGCGGGATGGGCGCCTACAGCCCCGCCCCTGTGCTGACCGATGCGATTGCCCAAGCCGCGCTGGATGACATCATCCGCCCCACCATGGCCGAAATGGCGCGGCGCGGCACGCCCTATCAGGGGGTTCTGTATGCCGGGTTAATGATCGAAAACGGGCGCGCGCGGTTGGTCGAATACAATGCCCGTTTTGGCGACCCGGAATGTCAGGTTCTGATGATACGGCTGGGCGCGCAGGCGCTGGACCTGATGCTGGCCTGCGCCGAAGGGCGACTGGACCAAGCCCGCGTCAATTGGGCCGATGACCACGCTTTGACGGTTGTCATGGCCGCACAAGGCTATCCGGGCAGCTATACAAAGGGCAGTGCTATCGGCGGGCTGGAAAACTGCCCCGAGGACAGCTCGCATATGGTTTTCCACGCAGGCACCTGTGCGGATGGGGGCCGCGTGCTGGCCAATGGCGGGCGCGTGCTGAATGTGACCGCGCGGGGGGAAACGCTGGCCGAAGCGCAGGCGCGCGCCTATGCGATGGTCAACAGCATCGACTGGCCCGAGGGGTTCTATCGTCGCGATATCGGTTGGCGGGCGCTCTGA
- a CDS encoding response regulator: MPEDTAPHLLVVDDDARIRSLLQKYLMRNGFWVTTARDAAHARRVLSGLAFDLLVLDVMMPGEDGMALTRAIRQGSSVPILLLTARGAPDDRIDGLEAGADDYLPKPFEPRELVLRINAILRRSPGEVTEPARPQVLFIGPLRYDLDKGVLKRGDDPIRLTQTEAALMRLFAQNPGEVLSREALVDYLGRDRAGHGGEVGQERAVDVQITRLRRKIESDPKSPRHLQTVRGAGYMLVVE, from the coding sequence ATGCCAGAGGATACCGCGCCGCACCTTTTGGTCGTAGATGACGATGCACGCATTCGGTCGCTGTTGCAGAAATATCTTATGCGCAACGGGTTCTGGGTAACGACGGCGCGCGACGCGGCCCATGCGCGGCGGGTTTTGTCCGGATTGGCGTTCGATCTGCTTGTGCTGGATGTGATGATGCCGGGCGAAGACGGCATGGCGCTGACCCGTGCGATCCGGCAGGGCAGCAGTGTGCCAATCTTGCTGCTGACCGCGCGCGGCGCGCCGGATGACCGCATCGATGGTCTGGAAGCGGGCGCGGATGACTACCTGCCAAAACCGTTCGAGCCGCGCGAATTGGTGCTGCGGATCAACGCGATATTGCGGCGTTCGCCCGGCGAGGTCACGGAACCTGCGCGCCCGCAGGTGCTGTTCATCGGCCCGTTGCGTTATGATCTGGACAAGGGCGTCTTGAAGCGCGGGGATGACCCGATCCGCCTGACCCAGACCGAAGCTGCGCTCATGCGCCTATTCGCGCAGAACCCCGGAGAAGTGCTGAGCCGCGAAGCGCTGGTCGATTATCTGGGGCGCGACCGCGCCGGGCATGGCGGCGAGGTCGGGCAGGAACGCGCGGTCGATGTGCAGATCACCCGTTTGCGCCGCAAGATAGAAAGCGACCCGAAATCACCGCGCCACCTGCAAACCGTGCGCGGCGCGGGATATATGTTGGTGGTGGAATAG
- a CDS encoding MarR family winged helix-turn-helix transcriptional regulator, with translation MVQTGPNPSSGENLLFLTDEQLRKGIEAMFFAYRGFTADPDRILAEYGYGRAHHRALHFINRSYGTTVNNLLATLGVTKQSLNRVLRGLIADGLVEARVGRTDRRERNLFLTDAGQELERKLAEVQRVRMRAAYRAAGPQAVAGFRQVLEAMMDDDIRHTYQSLKDGR, from the coding sequence ATGGTGCAAACCGGACCAAACCCAAGCAGTGGCGAGAATCTGCTTTTCCTGACGGATGAACAGTTGCGCAAGGGCATAGAGGCGATGTTCTTCGCCTATCGCGGGTTTACCGCCGACCCCGACCGCATTTTGGCGGAATACGGCTATGGGCGCGCGCATCATCGGGCGCTTCATTTCATCAACCGCAGCTATGGCACAACGGTCAATAACCTGCTGGCCACCTTGGGCGTGACCAAGCAATCGCTGAACCGGGTGCTGCGCGGGCTGATCGCAGACGGGCTGGTAGAGGCCCGCGTGGGCCGCACCGACCGGCGCGAGCGTAACCTGTTTCTGACCGATGCCGGACAAGAGCTGGAGCGAAAGCTGGCCGAAGTGCAGCGCGTGCGAATGCGTGCGGCCTATCGCGCGGCAGGGCCGCAAGCCGTGGCCGGGTTCCGCCAAGTGCTGGAAGCGATGATGGATGACGACATCCGCCACACCTACCAGTCGCTGAAGGACGGTCGCTGA
- a CDS encoding branched-chain amino acid aminotransferase: MAGAYDDREGFIWMDGKLVPWREANVHILSHAMHYASSVFEGERCYDGKIFKGHEHSLRLLESGRLLDMPIPYTAEQIDAAKAEVLAANNLTNAYVRAVAWRGAGEDMGVAARRNPVRLAVAAWEWGAYYGDAKMQGAKLDIAKWRRPSPDTIPTAAKAAGLYMICTMSKHAAEEKGCSDALFYDYRGYVAEATGANVFFVKDGEVHTPIPDAILNGITRQTVIAMLRDKGMVVHERHILPEELESFSECWLTGTAAEVTPVGQIGNYHFQVGQITRDVAKSYEELVRA; the protein is encoded by the coding sequence ATGGCCGGCGCATATGACGACAGGGAAGGGTTTATCTGGATGGATGGCAAATTGGTGCCGTGGCGCGAGGCCAATGTGCATATCCTGAGCCATGCCATGCATTACGCCTCGTCGGTGTTCGAGGGCGAGCGCTGCTATGATGGCAAGATCTTCAAGGGGCACGAGCATTCGCTGCGCCTGCTGGAATCGGGCCGCCTGCTGGACATGCCGATCCCCTACACCGCCGAGCAGATTGACGCCGCCAAGGCCGAAGTGCTGGCCGCCAACAACCTGACCAACGCGTATGTGCGCGCGGTCGCTTGGCGCGGCGCGGGCGAAGATATGGGCGTCGCCGCCCGCCGCAACCCGGTCCGTCTGGCCGTGGCCGCGTGGGAATGGGGTGCCTATTACGGCGACGCCAAGATGCAGGGCGCGAAGCTGGACATCGCCAAATGGCGCCGCCCCTCGCCCGACACGATCCCGACAGCCGCCAAGGCCGCGGGCCTGTATATGATCTGCACCATGTCGAAACACGCGGCAGAGGAAAAAGGCTGCTCGGACGCGCTGTTTTACGACTATCGCGGCTATGTGGCCGAAGCGACCGGGGCGAATGTGTTCTTCGTAAAGGACGGTGAGGTGCACACGCCCATCCCCGATGCGATCTTGAACGGCATTACCCGCCAGACGGTCATCGCCATGCTACGCGACAAGGGGATGGTCGTGCATGAACGCCATATCTTGCCCGAGGAGCTGGAGTCATTCAGCGAATGCTGGCTGACCGGCACTGCCGCCGAAGTCACACCGGTGGGCCAGATCGGGAACTACCATTTCCAAGTGGGCCAGATCACCCGCGACGTGGCGAAAAGCTACGAGGAACTGGTTCGCGCCTAA
- a CDS encoding DUF2267 domain-containing protein encodes MPWTYRHASREWRAFLEDVKDGMNLISDNMAYTAVDGVFQCYRKRVTAAEGLGFASVLPSVPRAIFVAGWQPMDPPLPFGPRADLVAEVKALRLHHNLTPDNAIEATAAALRRQILPADWARAMADLPPQARAFWDVPGVPDENLRPRII; translated from the coding sequence ATGCCCTGGACCTATCGCCATGCCAGCCGAGAATGGCGGGCATTCTTGGAAGATGTGAAGGATGGGATGAACCTGATTTCGGACAACATGGCCTATACGGCGGTGGATGGGGTGTTCCAATGCTACCGAAAACGGGTCACAGCAGCCGAAGGCTTGGGTTTTGCCAGCGTTTTGCCTTCTGTGCCGCGCGCCATTTTCGTGGCGGGATGGCAGCCCATGGACCCGCCCTTGCCGTTCGGGCCGCGCGCCGATCTGGTGGCAGAGGTCAAGGCGCTGCGGCTGCATCACAACCTTACGCCGGATAACGCGATAGAAGCGACAGCCGCCGCACTTCGCCGCCAAATTCTGCCTGCCGACTGGGCACGCGCCATGGCGGACCTGCCGCCACAGGCACGCGCGTTTTGGGATGTGCCGGGCGTGCCGGACGAGAACTTGCGCCCGCGCATTATCTGA
- a CDS encoding class I SAM-dependent methyltransferase: MQDADFWSKMAPRYARAKIGDSAGYERTLRQVAPLLQGARVLELGCGTGLTALALAPHAQSYHATDIAPGMIEIAQGRVANDPVANLSFQVAQAEDFGPGQFDVVFVQNYLHLLRDLPGTLAHIHAILPLGGLLISKTPMLGQAPFYIRWLVPMLQAVGKAPYLTMLTAADLELALTQAGFACDPTEWHASQGRDLRAFIVACKM, from the coding sequence ATGCAAGACGCAGATTTCTGGAGCAAGATGGCGCCCCGCTACGCCCGCGCCAAGATTGGGGACAGCGCGGGCTATGAACGGACCCTGCGCCAGGTCGCGCCATTGTTGCAAGGCGCCCGTGTGCTGGAACTGGGCTGCGGCACGGGGCTGACTGCGCTGGCGCTGGCCCCGCATGCGCAAAGCTACCATGCGACCGATATCGCGCCGGGCATGATAGAGATCGCCCAAGGGCGTGTGGCCAATGACCCGGTCGCGAACCTGTCCTTTCAGGTGGCACAGGCCGAAGATTTCGGGCCGGGGCAGTTTGACGTCGTGTTCGTGCAGAATTACCTGCACCTGCTGCGGGATTTGCCGGGCACCTTGGCGCATATCCATGCGATCTTGCCGTTGGGTGGGCTGCTTATCTCGAAAACGCCGATGCTGGGGCAAGCGCCGTTTTACATCCGCTGGCTGGTCCCGATGCTGCAAGCGGTGGGTAAAGCGCCTTACCTGACAATGCTTACGGCGGCAGATTTGGAGTTGGCTTTGACTCAGGCGGGATTCGCCTGCGATCCGACCGAATGGCACGCCAGCCAAGGCCGCGACCTGCGCGCCTTCATCGTGGCGTGCAAGATGTGA
- a CDS encoding glutathione S-transferase, whose product MIPVLYSFRRCPYAIRARLALAASGVQVELREILLRDKPSAFLAASPSGTVPCLVTGDGVLDESLDIMLWALGQSDPEGWLEMPPSGQDWIAQNDGPFKHALDRVKYASRYPEKDAHTYRAKACAHLATLDAALNNWLFDHPTLADYAILPFIRQFAFIDKTWFDAQPWPRLHAWLARFLASDRFGAVMAKRPVWAEGAAPRLFP is encoded by the coding sequence ATGATCCCGGTCCTCTACTCCTTCCGCCGTTGCCCTTATGCCATCCGGGCGCGTTTGGCGTTGGCGGCAAGCGGCGTGCAGGTAGAGTTGCGCGAAATCTTGCTGCGCGACAAGCCTTCGGCGTTTCTGGCCGCATCACCCTCTGGCACCGTGCCTTGCCTTGTCACCGGCGACGGCGTTCTTGATGAGAGCTTAGATATCATGCTCTGGGCGCTTGGGCAGTCCGACCCCGAAGGCTGGCTGGAAATGCCGCCATCGGGCCAAGATTGGATCGCCCAAAATGACGGGCCATTCAAGCACGCGCTGGACCGGGTAAAATACGCCAGCCGCTACCCTGAAAAGGATGCGCACACCTATCGGGCCAAGGCCTGCGCCCATCTTGCCACGCTGGACGCGGCCTTGAATAACTGGCTGTTCGACCACCCCACGCTGGCCGATTACGCCATCTTGCCCTTCATCCGGCAATTCGCATTCATCGACAAAACGTGGTTCGACGCGCAGCCTTGGCCGCGCCTGCATGCATGGTTGGCGCGTTTTCTGGCCTCGGATCGGTTTGGCGCTGTTATGGCCAAGCGCCCGGTTTGGGCAGAGGGCGCTGCGCCCCGCCTCTTCCCCTAG
- a CDS encoding YcjX family protein: MGIGRFAGDVLRGVEETATQVGHAIAGGAFDNSLRLGVTGLSQAGKTVFITSLVANLLDRGRMGGLQAVSDGRIDAAYLQPQPDDTIPRFEYERHLAALTGPNPHWPDSTRQVAQLRLSFRVRSGGVLGGLRGARVQHLDIIDYPGEWLLDLTLLDKSFTQWSTDLLTAMARRGYAQAFLAALAKTDPDAPHDETRAQELAASFTDYLGAARAAGLPDISPGRFLLPGDLAGSPALTFAPMAHKGQRGSLGREMERRFEAYKTRVVRPFFRDHFARIDRQIVLADVLGAVHAGPDAVAELGRTMTELLSAFRPGRNAWLTRLLGGKRVERILFAATKADHLHHGQHAKLTALMAALLRQARDRADFAGAQTEAMAIAAVRATVEDQRPHGSEMLDCVRGTLADTGKQAAFFAGDLPEDPMALIGPARDGAAKWLDADFGVMQFAPVGLSRRPGDGLAHIRLDRAAQFLIGDML; the protein is encoded by the coding sequence ATGGGTATCGGTCGGTTTGCAGGTGACGTGTTACGGGGCGTGGAGGAAACCGCCACCCAAGTCGGCCATGCGATTGCCGGTGGCGCGTTCGACAATTCGCTGCGCTTGGGGGTAACGGGGCTGTCGCAGGCGGGCAAGACGGTCTTCATCACCTCGCTGGTGGCGAACCTGCTGGACCGGGGGCGCATGGGCGGGCTGCAAGCGGTCAGCGACGGCCGCATCGACGCCGCCTATCTGCAACCCCAGCCAGATGACACGATCCCGCGTTTCGAATACGAGCGCCATCTGGCGGCATTGACCGGCCCGAACCCGCATTGGCCAGACAGCACACGGCAGGTGGCGCAACTGCGGCTGTCCTTCCGAGTGCGCTCGGGCGGGGTGCTGGGGGGCTTGCGCGGTGCACGGGTGCAGCATCTGGATATTATCGACTACCCCGGCGAATGGCTGCTGGACCTGACCCTGCTGGACAAATCCTTCACCCAATGGAGCACAGATCTGCTGACCGCCATGGCGCGGCGCGGCTATGCGCAGGCCTTTCTGGCCGCATTGGCCAAGACCGACCCAGATGCCCCGCATGACGAAACCCGCGCCCAAGAGCTTGCCGCCAGCTTTACCGACTACCTTGGCGCGGCGCGGGCGGCGGGCTTGCCCGACATCTCTCCGGGGCGGTTCTTGCTGCCGGGCGATCTGGCAGGCAGCCCGGCGCTGACCTTCGCGCCCATGGCCCACAAAGGCCAGCGCGGCAGCTTGGGGCGCGAAATGGAACGCCGGTTCGAGGCGTATAAAACGCGCGTCGTGCGCCCGTTCTTTCGTGACCATTTCGCCCGGATCGACCGGCAGATCGTATTGGCCGATGTGCTGGGCGCAGTCCATGCCGGGCCAGATGCCGTAGCCGAACTGGGCCGCACCATGACCGAATTGCTGTCAGCCTTTCGCCCCGGTCGCAACGCGTGGCTGACCCGCTTGCTGGGCGGCAAACGGGTGGAACGCATCTTGTTCGCGGCAACCAAGGCCGACCATTTGCACCACGGCCAGCATGCAAAACTGACCGCGCTGATGGCCGCGCTGTTGCGCCAAGCACGCGACCGGGCCGATTTCGCTGGCGCCCAGACCGAAGCCATGGCCATTGCCGCCGTGCGCGCCACGGTCGAAGATCAGCGCCCACATGGCAGCGAGATGCTTGACTGCGTGCGCGGCACATTGGCTGACACCGGCAAACAGGCCGCGTTTTTCGCAGGCGACCTGCCCGAAGACCCGATGGCCCTGATTGGGCCCGCGCGGGACGGGGCAGCGAAATGGCTGGATGCCGATTTCGGGGTGATGCAATTCGCCCCGGTGGGCCTGTCCCGCCGCCCGGGCGACGGGCTGGCGCATATAAGGCTGGACCGCGCCGCGCAATTCCTGATCGGAGACATGCTATGA
- a CDS encoding YcjF family protein produces MSRGPTLFELEDSATETPATAAQPPEDGPPTGAAMRATLSLGRRRMTWLGRLGWGAALALLGMALSIAAWDFVTGLIARNPSLGWVAGGLLALVGVACLGVALREWMGFRRLARLDDLRQQADRARNDGNRNTALRLMARLSALYANRPEMRWHRDRLAELAPDQPDAEGLLHLSETTLLVPLDQAARAEVEAAARQVALLTAMLPMALVDVVAALAINLRMIRRIAEIYGGRAGALGSIRLLRGVVAHLLATGAVAVGEDMLGSVASGGVVSKLSRRFGEGLVNGALTARLGIAAMSICRPLPFVAAQKPRTSNIVSRAISGLFDRG; encoded by the coding sequence ATGAGCCGCGGGCCCACCCTGTTCGAGTTGGAGGACAGCGCGACGGAAACCCCGGCAACCGCCGCGCAGCCCCCCGAAGACGGGCCCCCAACAGGCGCAGCGATGCGTGCCACCCTCAGCTTGGGACGGCGGCGCATGACATGGCTGGGCCGTTTGGGCTGGGGCGCGGCGTTGGCACTTCTGGGCATGGCCCTGTCGATTGCGGCATGGGATTTCGTCACCGGGCTGATCGCGCGCAACCCGTCGCTGGGCTGGGTGGCGGGCGGGCTTCTCGCGCTGGTGGGCGTGGCCTGCCTTGGCGTGGCCCTGCGCGAATGGATGGGGTTTCGCCGCCTCGCGCGGTTGGATGATTTGCGCCAACAGGCCGACAGGGCGCGCAATGATGGCAACCGCAACACCGCATTGCGGCTTATGGCCCGCCTGTCCGCGCTTTATGCCAACCGCCCCGAGATGCGCTGGCACCGCGACAGGCTGGCCGAACTGGCCCCGGACCAACCCGATGCCGAAGGGCTGCTGCACCTATCTGAAACCACGCTTCTGGTGCCATTGGACCAAGCCGCCCGAGCAGAGGTCGAGGCCGCCGCGCGGCAAGTCGCGCTTCTGACCGCCATGCTGCCCATGGCGCTGGTCGATGTGGTCGCGGCGCTGGCAATCAATCTGCGCATGATCCGGCGCATTGCCGAAATCTACGGGGGGCGCGCCGGTGCGCTAGGCAGCATCCGCTTGCTACGCGGTGTGGTGGCGCATCTGTTGGCCACCGGTGCCGTGGCGGTGGGCGAAGATATGCTGGGATCTGTCGCCTCTGGCGGCGTGGTGTCGAAATTGTCGCGCCGCTTTGGCGAAGGGTTGGTGAACGGCGCGCTGACCGCGCGGCTGGGCATTGCCGCCATGAGCATCTGCCGCCCCCTGCCCTTCGTCGCTGCGCAAAAGCCGCGCACCAGCAATATAGTGTCGCGCGCAATCAGCGGCTTGTTTGACAGGGGTTAA
- the lpxK gene encoding tetraacyldisaccharide 4'-kinase: MQPPAFWFRPWSVMAVLLAPLGLVYAAATARRVAQPARFAPGVPVICVGNINIGGTGKTPTVIALVQMLQAMGVQPHVLSRGYGGRLTGPVQVNERQHSATDVGDEPLLMAAFAPVWVGRDRAATAQVAQAAGAKVLILDDGFQDPALRKDLSLVVVDAALAFGNGRVLPAGPLREPVAAGLARADMILAIGEAGQVAAFRKGTDYPVPVLGAALKPLAMGLSWQGQRVLAFAGIGRPEKFFATLRAEGAVLLRAEALSDHQPLSDALMTRLEIEAKALGAQMVTTEKDAVRLPRRFRQKVMTLPVRLAWEDESAIRAALGRILGPSAG; the protein is encoded by the coding sequence ATGCAACCACCTGCCTTCTGGTTCCGTCCTTGGTCTGTCATGGCCGTGCTGTTGGCACCGCTCGGGCTGGTTTACGCCGCAGCGACCGCGCGGCGTGTCGCGCAGCCTGCGCGTTTTGCGCCGGGGGTGCCGGTTATCTGCGTGGGTAATATCAATATTGGCGGCACTGGCAAAACGCCCACGGTGATTGCGCTTGTGCAGATGTTGCAGGCCATGGGGGTGCAGCCGCATGTCCTGTCGCGCGGCTATGGCGGGCGGTTGACCGGTCCGGTGCAAGTGAATGAACGCCAGCACAGCGCCACGGATGTGGGCGACGAACCACTGCTGATGGCTGCCTTCGCGCCGGTCTGGGTTGGGCGTGATCGCGCGGCGACCGCGCAGGTGGCCCAAGCGGCCGGTGCAAAGGTGCTTATTCTGGACGACGGGTTCCAAGATCCGGCCTTGCGCAAGGATCTGTCACTCGTGGTGGTGGATGCCGCGCTGGCTTTTGGCAATGGCAGGGTCTTGCCCGCAGGCCCGCTGCGCGAACCGGTGGCCGCAGGCTTGGCGCGGGCGGATATGATCCTTGCCATTGGCGAGGCGGGCCAGGTCGCGGCTTTTCGTAAGGGCACCGATTACCCGGTTCCGGTTCTTGGCGCGGCGCTGAAACCACTTGCCATGGGGCTGTCATGGCAGGGCCAGCGCGTGCTGGCCTTCGCGGGTATCGGACGGCCAGAGAAATTCTTTGCCACTTTGCGCGCCGAAGGGGCTGTGCTGCTGCGCGCAGAGGCGCTGTCGGATCATCAACCCCTGAGTGATGCGTTGATGACCCGGCTAGAGATCGAGGCCAAGGCGCTGGGCGCGCAGATGGTCACGACCGAAAAAGACGCCGTGCGCCTGCCGCGCCGCTTTCGTCAGAAGGTCATGACGCTGCCTGTGCGGCTGGCTTGGGAAGATGAAAGCGCGATCCGCGCAGCCTTGGGCCGGATTTTGGGCCCCAGTGCAGGTTAA